The proteins below come from a single Stutzerimonas stutzeri RCH2 genomic window:
- a CDS encoding Wzz/FepE/Etk N-terminal domain-containing protein, with product MNAVTPPQVLASATPDEIDLIQLFRSLWKQKLLISGIAGVCTLVGLLYALLAPRYYTVQSVLRPAAIKDLDELNHLGIYKLSPKQALAQVGATLESYENRLAFFRQHPQLFADLVQSGRTLEQTFEAFNDEAFQLLQPDPKKPEGTTPYVGLQLTYPEALDGVEIVNSFVNFSLTNVQKEIAADLDTLIGNRLSQLDKKIAAARASYEASKEIKISKLTEADVLKRAELNDELAALRQQLRTRRDNRINQLNEAIRIATSLGISKPTTPSSLGASEITSQGSVIRTEVNNQQIPLYFMGSEALEAERKALLARRSDDFTEPRIAQIARELKLLEHNRQIQVLQSRENEDLFLKDLAGWREEAARLRSLQFDAGSLKLVAIDQRAVEPRQPIKPKKALIVALALVLGGMLGVFVALVRNLRRPVAAI from the coding sequence GTGAACGCAGTAACTCCTCCGCAAGTCCTTGCTTCGGCAACGCCTGATGAAATCGACCTCATCCAACTCTTCCGCTCTTTATGGAAGCAAAAGCTCCTGATTAGCGGCATAGCTGGGGTGTGCACGCTTGTCGGGTTGCTCTACGCCTTGCTTGCACCTCGTTATTACACCGTTCAAAGCGTGCTACGACCGGCCGCTATCAAAGATCTCGACGAGTTGAATCATCTTGGTATCTACAAGCTGTCGCCGAAACAAGCATTGGCGCAGGTTGGCGCAACGCTTGAGTCGTACGAAAATCGGTTGGCCTTCTTCCGTCAGCACCCGCAGCTATTCGCTGATTTAGTGCAGTCTGGGCGAACACTTGAGCAAACTTTTGAAGCCTTCAATGATGAGGCCTTCCAGTTGCTGCAACCAGATCCAAAGAAGCCCGAGGGCACGACTCCGTATGTCGGCCTCCAGCTCACCTATCCTGAAGCGCTGGATGGGGTTGAGATCGTCAACAGCTTTGTGAATTTCTCCCTGACTAACGTCCAAAAGGAGATAGCGGCTGATCTGGATACTCTTATCGGCAACCGGCTTAGTCAGCTTGACAAGAAGATTGCTGCTGCTCGTGCCAGCTATGAGGCCAGCAAGGAAATCAAGATCTCCAAACTGACCGAGGCTGATGTGCTTAAGCGTGCAGAGTTGAATGATGAGTTGGCTGCTCTGCGCCAGCAGCTCCGGACGCGTCGCGATAACCGCATCAATCAGCTCAACGAAGCGATTCGAATCGCGACTTCGCTGGGCATAAGCAAGCCCACCACGCCTTCGTCCCTTGGTGCGTCTGAGATCACGAGCCAAGGCAGCGTAATTCGTACCGAGGTCAACAACCAGCAGATCCCTTTGTATTTCATGGGTAGCGAGGCGTTGGAAGCCGAGCGTAAGGCGCTTTTGGCCCGTCGCTCTGACGACTTCACCGAGCCGCGCATTGCACAGATTGCCCGGGAGCTGAAGTTGCTTGAACACAACCGCCAGATCCAGGTCTTACAAAGTCGAGAGAACGAAGACCTGTTCCTAAAAGACCTGGCCGGTTGGCGCGAGGAGGCAGCCAGGCTGCGCTCCCTGCAGTTCGATGCTGGTTCGCTCAAGCTGGTTGCCATTGATCAACGTGCGGTTGAGCCTCGTCAGCCGATCAAGCCCAAGAAGGCACTAATCGTGGCCCTCGCGCTGGTGTTGGGTGGCATGCTCGGAGTGTTCGTCGCGCTGGTACGCAACCTTCGGCGTCCGGTCGCCGCAATCTGA
- a CDS encoding MBL fold metallo-hydrolase yields MRYPDIEHHGAKDGVTGSCHQLHMDASHSLLVDCGLFQGNETSSDGRAATGRLDIEFSLRTVQALVVTHVHIDHVGRIPYLLAAGYKGPIYCSEPSAKLLPIVLEDAFKLGFSRDQKAVERYLKLVEQRLRPLPYQRWSTLLETEELIARVRLQRAGHILGSAYVEIDLTYPTSGESQRIVFSGDLGAAHAPLLMPPESPERADILVLESTYGDRLHEDRTSRRQRLEAVIEHALQDQGTVLIPAFSIGRTQELLYELEEIIHSKQQVSTDQSSLPADERARGGIESAGAPHSHSPLSSEERARVERNSDNAHGQLETDWPRLPIILDSPLATRFTEAYRSLQPYWNQEARERVEGGRNPLAFDNLIMIDSHADHIAVVNHLTQTARPAIVIAGNGMCSGGRIVNYLKAMLHDPRHDVLFVGYQAQGTPGQAIQQYGPKGGYVDLDGERFDIRARVTSIGGYSAHADQKGLVEFVTGMREWPTKIGVVHGEHGARQALIKVLQQRYYAAGNALVVKS; encoded by the coding sequence GTGCGCTATCCAGATATCGAACACCACGGCGCTAAGGATGGCGTAACAGGTTCCTGTCATCAGCTACACATGGACGCGAGCCATAGCTTGCTGGTCGATTGCGGCCTGTTCCAGGGTAACGAGACTTCGAGCGATGGGCGTGCTGCTACAGGACGGCTGGATATCGAGTTTTCGCTCAGGACCGTCCAGGCGCTTGTCGTCACCCATGTGCATATCGACCACGTGGGGCGAATTCCCTATCTGCTTGCCGCCGGATACAAAGGCCCGATTTACTGCAGCGAGCCTTCGGCCAAACTACTGCCTATCGTTCTTGAAGATGCCTTCAAGCTAGGCTTCAGCCGTGATCAAAAAGCCGTCGAGCGCTACCTCAAGCTGGTCGAGCAGCGGTTGCGGCCGTTGCCCTACCAGCGATGGTCAACGCTGCTGGAAACCGAAGAGCTCATCGCCCGTGTACGGCTACAGCGAGCTGGTCATATTCTCGGCTCCGCCTATGTGGAAATTGACCTGACGTACCCCACCAGTGGCGAAAGCCAGCGCATCGTCTTCTCCGGAGACCTCGGGGCAGCACATGCGCCACTACTGATGCCGCCCGAATCACCCGAGCGAGCCGATATCCTCGTCCTTGAAAGCACGTACGGCGACCGCCTGCATGAAGACCGCACCAGCCGCCGTCAGCGACTCGAAGCCGTCATCGAACATGCCCTGCAGGATCAGGGCACCGTACTGATTCCAGCCTTCAGCATTGGTCGTACTCAGGAGTTGCTGTACGAACTGGAAGAGATCATTCACAGCAAACAGCAAGTCTCTACAGACCAGTCCTCTTTGCCCGCCGATGAGCGCGCGAGGGGGGGCATAGAAAGCGCTGGCGCCCCGCACAGTCACTCCCCCCTTTCATCTGAGGAGAGGGCTAGGGTGGAGCGCAATAGCGACAACGCTCATGGCCAGTTAGAAACAGACTGGCCCAGGCTCCCGATCATTCTCGATTCGCCCTTGGCCACACGCTTCACCGAAGCCTATCGAAGCCTGCAGCCTTACTGGAATCAGGAAGCCCGCGAGCGCGTCGAAGGCGGCCGCAATCCGCTTGCCTTCGATAACCTGATCATGATCGATAGCCACGCTGACCATATTGCCGTAGTCAACCACCTCACCCAGACCGCGCGCCCGGCGATTGTCATCGCGGGTAATGGCATGTGTTCCGGAGGGCGCATCGTCAATTACCTCAAAGCCATGCTGCACGATCCCCGGCACGACGTTCTATTCGTTGGCTACCAAGCCCAGGGCACACCAGGCCAAGCGATTCAGCAGTACGGGCCGAAGGGTGGTTACGTTGATCTCGACGGTGAGCGTTTCGATATTCGGGCGAGGGTGACCAGCATTGGCGGTTACTCGGCCCATGCGGATCAGAAGGGGTTGGTAGAGTTTGTGACGGGGATGCGGGAGTGGCCGACTAAGATAGGAGTGGTGCATGGGGAGCACGGGGCCAGGCAGGCGTTGATAAAGGTTCTACAGCAACGCTATTACGCTGCTGGTAATGCGCTCGTGGTGAAGTCATGA
- a CDS encoding lipopolysaccharide biosynthesis protein, whose protein sequence is MLMPTHNFQRLLNVALRGITLASKFLLIFFLARFLEPAELGLYGLIAATIGYALYLLGFDFYAFTTRELIKRERSQWGGLLKGQGALTAVLYCVFLPLFCLIFVRQLLPWSLAGWFFALLILEHLTQELSRLLIAISEQLMASLVLFLRSGVWAVAVAGLMFIEPESRTLDFVLGAWTLGGLSALLLGIYKVTQLKMGGWHTSVDWRWIRKGLKIAIPLLIATLAIRGVFTLDRYWFEALVGLETLGAYVLFMGVSNALMSFLDAGVFAFSYPGLIAAHSKQDASAFRQGLRRLLGQTLLLTAAFAVIALLLIGPLLQWLDRPLYMAQENLFPWILLTTVLYAISMVPHYALYAQGHDRPIIQSHVASFLAFIPATWLFSFYSPLLAVPLGLSAAFTLVLLWKSWFFFQLTPAYYRSTRVNQTPV, encoded by the coding sequence ATGCTGATGCCTACGCACAATTTTCAGCGTTTGTTGAATGTAGCGCTGCGTGGCATCACCCTGGCCAGCAAGTTTCTGCTGATTTTCTTCCTGGCGCGTTTTCTCGAGCCGGCGGAGCTGGGGCTTTATGGGCTAATCGCTGCGACCATCGGATACGCCCTCTACCTGCTGGGGTTCGATTTTTACGCTTTCACAACCCGCGAGCTGATCAAGCGCGAGCGCAGCCAATGGGGGGGGCTGTTGAAGGGGCAGGGTGCGCTTACCGCGGTGCTTTATTGTGTCTTTCTACCGTTGTTTTGCCTGATCTTTGTTCGGCAACTACTGCCTTGGAGCCTGGCTGGCTGGTTCTTCGCCCTGTTGATACTCGAGCACCTAACCCAAGAATTGAGCCGCCTGCTTATTGCTATTTCCGAACAACTAATGGCGAGCTTGGTGCTATTTCTGCGTTCAGGCGTCTGGGCGGTTGCTGTGGCAGGTCTGATGTTCATCGAGCCGGAGTCACGGACACTTGATTTTGTTCTAGGGGCTTGGACGCTTGGCGGGTTGTCGGCACTGCTGCTTGGCATCTACAAGGTTACCCAGTTGAAAATGGGGGGGTGGCACACAAGCGTGGACTGGCGATGGATTCGCAAAGGACTGAAGATCGCGATTCCTCTGCTCATCGCTACCTTGGCGATACGTGGGGTATTCACGCTTGATCGTTATTGGTTCGAAGCGTTGGTAGGGTTGGAAACTTTGGGCGCTTATGTGTTGTTCATGGGTGTTAGTAACGCGCTGATGTCTTTTCTGGATGCCGGTGTATTTGCCTTCAGTTACCCGGGGCTCATCGCCGCGCACAGCAAGCAGGATGCTTCTGCATTCCGCCAAGGTTTGCGGAGGCTGTTAGGGCAAACCTTGCTGCTCACTGCTGCTTTTGCCGTGATCGCACTCCTGTTGATCGGGCCCTTGCTGCAATGGCTAGACAGGCCGCTTTATATGGCCCAAGAAAATCTGTTCCCATGGATACTTCTAACTACTGTTCTTTATGCCATTAGCATGGTTCCGCATTATGCGTTGTACGCTCAGGGTCATGACCGCCCGATCATTCAAAGTCACGTTGCAAGCTTTCTGGCCTTCATTCCGGCGACCTGGCTGTTTTCATTCTATTCACCGCTGCTAGCCGTACCGCTCGGCCTGTCTGCAGCGTTTACTCTGGTACTGCTCTGGAAGTCCTGGTTCTTTTTCCAGCTGACGCCGGCGTACTATCGTTCCACTCGCGTCAATCAGACACCGGTCTGA
- the pseB gene encoding UDP-N-acetylglucosamine 4,6-dehydratase (inverting), with protein sequence MFSDKTILVTGGTGSFGNTFVPMTLARYNPKKIIIFSRDEMKQWDMAKKFEGDKRVRFFIGDVRDKDRLYRALDGVDYVVHAAATKIVPTAEYNPFECVKTNVDGAMNLIDACIDKGVKGVVALSTDKASSPINLYGATKLASDKLFVAGNSYSGEHGTRFSVVRYGNVMGSRGSVIPFFMSIKDKGVLPITDERMSRFMISLEEGVELVWHAFEDMEGGEIYVKKIPSMKVTDLARVVAPEARQEIIGIRPGEKLHEQMISAEDAYYTYEYPEHFKILPTIHSWSTCPKRIKDGKKVPEGFVYASDNNSEWMSDSQLQAWIDANREKIGSI encoded by the coding sequence ATGTTTAGCGACAAAACCATCCTCGTTACGGGCGGTACCGGCTCCTTCGGCAATACGTTCGTGCCGATGACACTGGCCAGATACAACCCGAAGAAGATCATCATCTTCTCCCGCGACGAAATGAAACAGTGGGACATGGCCAAGAAGTTCGAGGGCGATAAGCGCGTTCGCTTCTTCATCGGTGATGTGCGCGATAAGGATCGCCTGTACCGCGCGCTGGATGGCGTCGATTACGTGGTGCATGCCGCTGCCACCAAGATCGTCCCGACCGCTGAATACAACCCCTTCGAATGCGTAAAGACGAACGTCGACGGCGCCATGAACCTGATCGATGCCTGCATCGACAAGGGCGTGAAGGGTGTGGTTGCCCTGTCCACCGACAAGGCAAGCAGCCCGATCAACCTGTATGGCGCCACCAAGCTGGCTTCCGACAAGCTGTTCGTTGCCGGCAACTCATACTCCGGTGAGCACGGCACCCGTTTCTCCGTGGTGCGCTACGGCAACGTGATGGGCTCGCGCGGCTCGGTGATCCCGTTTTTCATGTCCATCAAGGACAAAGGCGTGCTGCCGATTACTGACGAGCGCATGTCGCGCTTCATGATCTCGTTGGAAGAAGGCGTCGAGCTGGTCTGGCATGCCTTTGAGGACATGGAAGGCGGTGAGATCTACGTGAAAAAGATTCCGTCGATGAAGGTTACCGATCTGGCTCGCGTCGTCGCTCCCGAAGCTCGCCAGGAAATCATCGGCATTCGCCCTGGTGAAAAGCTGCACGAGCAGATGATTAGTGCCGAGGACGCTTACTACACCTACGAATATCCTGAGCATTTCAAGATCCTGCCGACCATTCACAGCTGGTCCACTTGCCCGAAACGCATCAAGGACGGCAAAAAAGTCCCAGAAGGCTTTGTGTACGCTAGTGATAACAACAGCGAGTGGATGAGCGATAGCCAACTCCAGGCATGGATTGACGCGAACCGCGAAAAGATCGGGAGCATCTGA
- the pseC gene encoding UDP-4-amino-4,6-dideoxy-N-acetyl-beta-L-altrosamine transaminase — protein sequence MIPYGRQDITQADIDAVVSVLQSDFLTQGPMVPRFEQSVAQHVGASHALAMNSATSALHVACLALGLGNGDWLWTTPITFVASANCGLYCGAQVDFVDIDPRTYNLCPQALARKLEQAEREGKLPKVVVAVHLCGQPCDMLAIHALAQRYGFKVIEDASHAIGGKYQGEFIGNCRYSDITVFSFHPVKIITTAEGGMALTNDAELAARMELLRSHGITRDPAQMTHEADGPWYYQQIDLGFNYRMTELQAALGVTQLDRLDQFVARRHQLAQRYDDLLSELPVTTPWQHPDSYSGLHLYVIRLQLGKITKTHSQVFEALRERGIGVNLHYIPVHTQPYYQRMGFGVGDFPEAERYYAEAISLPMFQTMTEAQQDEVVAAVREALEA from the coding sequence ATGATTCCCTACGGTCGCCAGGACATTACCCAGGCTGATATCGACGCTGTCGTGAGTGTGTTGCAATCCGACTTCCTGACGCAGGGGCCGATGGTGCCGCGCTTCGAGCAGTCCGTGGCGCAGCATGTCGGCGCCAGCCACGCTCTGGCAATGAACAGTGCTACCTCGGCGCTGCATGTTGCCTGTCTGGCGCTGGGCCTTGGTAATGGCGACTGGCTATGGACAACGCCTATCACGTTCGTTGCTTCGGCAAACTGCGGTTTGTATTGCGGCGCGCAGGTCGATTTCGTCGACATTGACCCCCGAACCTACAACCTCTGCCCGCAGGCGCTGGCGCGCAAGTTGGAACAGGCCGAGCGCGAAGGAAAGCTGCCTAAGGTCGTGGTGGCAGTGCACCTGTGCGGCCAGCCCTGCGACATGCTGGCTATCCATGCCCTCGCTCAGCGCTACGGCTTCAAAGTCATCGAAGATGCCTCCCACGCCATCGGCGGCAAGTATCAAGGTGAGTTCATCGGCAACTGCCGATACAGCGATATCACCGTGTTCAGCTTCCATCCAGTGAAGATCATCACCACCGCCGAAGGCGGCATGGCGCTGACCAACGATGCCGAGCTGGCCGCCAGGATGGAACTGCTGCGTAGTCATGGCATCACCCGCGATCCCGCGCAGATGACCCACGAGGCCGATGGTCCTTGGTATTACCAGCAGATCGACCTTGGTTTCAACTACCGGATGACCGAGCTGCAGGCGGCTCTTGGCGTAACCCAGCTGGATCGCCTCGACCAATTCGTGGCGCGTCGTCACCAACTGGCGCAGCGCTACGATGATCTGCTGAGCGAACTGCCGGTCACTACACCCTGGCAGCACCCAGATAGCTACTCTGGCCTGCATCTGTATGTGATCCGCCTGCAATTGGGCAAGATCACCAAAACCCACAGTCAAGTGTTCGAAGCCCTGCGCGAGCGGGGCATCGGCGTCAACCTACACTACATCCCGGTGCATACCCAGCCGTATTACCAGCGTATGGGCTTCGGCGTTGGTGACTTCCCCGAGGCGGAGCGCTACTACGCCGAGGCGATCAGCCTGCCAATGTTCCAGACTATGACCGAAGCCCAGCAGGATGAAGTCGTGGCAGCGGTGCGCGAGGCGCTCGAAGCATGA
- the pseF gene encoding pseudaminic acid cytidylyltransferase, which translates to MKLAIIPARGGSKRIPRKNIKPFCGKPMIAWSIEAALQSGCFDRVVVSTDDAEIADVALQHGADVPFTRPAELSDDRTGTVPVIRHAIEWFSQAGLAVEQVCCLYATAPFVTAEDLDRGMQVLQGNDCDYAFSVTSYAFPIQRAIRINAQGRVEMFNPEYFNTRSQDLEEAFHDAGQFYWGRADAWLQGKQIFSPDALPVLLPRHRVQDIDTPEDWVRAEWLFKAMTQEG; encoded by the coding sequence ATGAAGTTGGCGATTATCCCCGCCCGTGGCGGCAGCAAGCGTATTCCGCGCAAGAACATCAAGCCGTTCTGCGGTAAGCCTATGATTGCCTGGTCCATCGAGGCGGCGCTGCAGAGCGGATGCTTCGATCGGGTTGTCGTCTCCACTGACGATGCCGAGATTGCGGACGTGGCCCTTCAGCATGGTGCTGATGTGCCGTTCACGCGCCCGGCCGAGCTGTCCGATGACCGTACCGGTACCGTTCCGGTGATCCGCCATGCCATTGAGTGGTTTTCCCAGGCGGGACTGGCTGTTGAGCAGGTCTGTTGTCTGTATGCCACCGCACCTTTTGTTACGGCAGAAGATTTGGATCGAGGCATGCAAGTGCTGCAAGGCAACGACTGCGACTATGCCTTCTCAGTGACTAGCTACGCTTTTCCTATCCAGCGTGCCATTCGGATCAATGCCCAAGGCCGTGTGGAAATGTTCAATCCCGAATACTTCAACACCCGTTCACAGGATCTGGAAGAAGCCTTTCATGATGCCGGGCAGTTCTATTGGGGGCGCGCCGATGCTTGGCTACAGGGAAAGCAGATCTTCAGTCCCGACGCATTGCCTGTATTGCTGCCCCGTCATCGCGTGCAGGATATTGATACACCCGAAGACTGGGTGCGAGCTGAATGGCTGTTCAAAGCCATGACTCAGGAAGGCTGA
- the pseG gene encoding UDP-2,4-diacetamido-2,4,6-trideoxy-beta-L-altropyranose hydrolase, translated as MNVVFRADASLQMGTGHVMRCLTLADALTAAGARCEFICRTHPGNLLDLIRSKGYIAHELSVRQGMSGAGVSGCKTESGEHASAHSHWLGASQAEDAAACVPILAELQPDWLIVDHYALDVRWEQALKSHYRRLMVIDDLADRPHACDLLLDQTYGRQDEDYRAWVPDDCQILCGSQYALLRPEFAARRPYSLQRRVRPQLRQLLISMGGVDKDNATGRVLDALRDCPLPGDCRITVVMGSTAPWLKEVKQQTLSLPWPSQVLVGVSDMARVMADSDLAIGAAGATSWERCCLGLPTIMLVLADNQRKVAQGLEQGQAARIIERLQDIGSCLPKLLRHLTEHPTALQLMSQSATRIVDGKGVSTVVHLLETLT; from the coding sequence ATGAACGTCGTCTTCCGCGCCGATGCTTCCCTGCAGATGGGTACTGGTCACGTGATGCGCTGTCTGACCCTGGCTGATGCGCTCACAGCGGCTGGGGCCAGATGTGAGTTCATCTGCCGGACGCATCCCGGCAACCTGCTGGATTTGATCCGCAGCAAGGGTTATATCGCCCATGAGCTGTCTGTTCGTCAGGGTATGTCAGGAGCAGGCGTGTCCGGCTGCAAGACGGAGAGCGGTGAGCACGCATCTGCGCATAGTCATTGGCTCGGAGCCAGCCAGGCCGAAGATGCTGCAGCTTGCGTACCGATTCTCGCGGAACTGCAACCCGATTGGCTGATTGTTGATCACTACGCTCTGGACGTTCGCTGGGAGCAAGCCCTCAAGTCGCACTACCGCAGGCTAATGGTGATCGACGACCTGGCCGACCGACCGCATGCGTGCGACCTTCTTCTGGACCAAACCTACGGCCGTCAGGACGAAGACTACCGTGCATGGGTGCCCGACGACTGCCAAATCCTGTGCGGCTCGCAGTACGCCTTGCTTCGCCCGGAATTCGCCGCACGGCGTCCCTATAGCTTGCAGCGCCGAGTGAGGCCGCAGTTGCGTCAGCTGTTGATCAGCATGGGCGGTGTCGACAAAGACAATGCTACCGGTCGGGTGCTGGATGCGCTTCGCGACTGTCCGCTCCCGGGCGATTGTCGAATTACCGTGGTCATGGGCTCGACAGCCCCTTGGCTGAAGGAAGTAAAGCAACAAACACTTAGCTTGCCTTGGCCTAGCCAGGTTCTGGTTGGAGTCAGCGATATGGCACGCGTAATGGCTGATAGCGACCTGGCGATCGGCGCGGCAGGCGCGACTTCCTGGGAGCGCTGCTGCCTCGGGCTGCCAACAATCATGCTAGTGCTAGCGGACAATCAGCGAAAGGTCGCGCAAGGATTGGAGCAGGGGCAAGCGGCTCGGATTATCGAGAGGTTACAAGATATCGGCTCGTGCCTTCCCAAATTACTACGGCACCTTACCGAGCACCCGACGGCCCTGCAGCTGATGAGCCAATCGGCTACACGAATTGTCGACGGAAAGGGCGTGAGCACTGTTGTCCACCTATTGGAAACACTGACGTGA
- the pseH gene encoding UDP-4-amino-4,6-dideoxy-N-acetyl-beta-L-altrosamine N-acetyltransferase: MNSQQRVRPMAHGDLMSVLAWRNHPDVRRYMYTQHEISFDEHSRWFERASQDPSRHLLMYESEATPMGFINIHQIAAGGIADWGFYAAPDAPKGTGKQLGQAALQYAFSVVGVHKLCAQALRYNERSIRFHGSLGFQQEGILRQQHFDGQHYHDVVCFGLLANEWHMNL, from the coding sequence ATGAATTCGCAACAACGGGTTCGCCCGATGGCTCATGGCGATCTTATGAGCGTCCTTGCCTGGCGCAACCACCCGGACGTCCGTCGCTATATGTATACCCAGCATGAGATTTCGTTTGACGAACATAGTCGCTGGTTCGAGCGCGCTTCGCAGGACCCGAGCCGACACCTGCTCATGTATGAGAGCGAGGCCACCCCAATGGGCTTTATCAATATTCACCAAATAGCTGCAGGTGGAATAGCGGATTGGGGTTTCTACGCGGCACCGGATGCCCCAAAGGGTACCGGGAAACAGCTGGGACAGGCGGCTCTGCAGTACGCGTTCTCGGTGGTAGGTGTACACAAGCTTTGCGCCCAAGCCCTCCGCTATAACGAACGCTCCATTCGTTTTCACGGGAGTCTGGGATTCCAGCAGGAAGGTATCCTGCGGCAACAGCATTTCGATGGTCAGCATTACCACGATGTGGTGTGTTTTGGCCTGCTTGCCAATGAATGGCACATGAACCTTTGA
- the pseI gene encoding pseudaminic acid synthase has translation MPNIPSISIAGRRIAADEPPYIIAELSANHNGRLETALRIIEEAKKAGADAIKLQTYTADTITLNCDSEEFQIHGGLWGGKTLYQLYQEAHMPWDWHKPLFEHARSHDITIFSSPFDNTAVDLLEDLNAPAYKIASFEAVDLPLIKYVASTGKPMIISTGMADAEEIQEAIDAAREGGCKELAILHCVSGYPAPAEDYNLRTIPDMMQRFGLVTGLSDHTLDNTTAIASVVLGASIIEKHFTLDRNGGGPDDSFSLEPVELAALCRDSKTVWSALGKVDYGRKSSEQGNAKFRRSLYFVKDLKAGDVITPNAIRSVRPGFGVAPKYIEKVLGKKVREGVASGMPVAFDLIY, from the coding sequence ATGCCTAACATACCGAGCATTAGCATCGCCGGTCGCCGTATCGCGGCTGACGAACCGCCTTACATCATTGCCGAACTCTCCGCTAACCATAACGGTAGGCTGGAAACTGCGCTGAGGATCATCGAAGAAGCTAAAAAAGCCGGCGCCGATGCGATCAAGCTGCAGACCTACACCGCCGATACCATCACCTTGAATTGTGACTCAGAAGAGTTCCAGATCCATGGCGGCTTGTGGGGCGGTAAGACCCTCTATCAGCTCTATCAAGAAGCCCATATGCCTTGGGACTGGCATAAGCCGTTGTTCGAGCATGCCCGCTCGCACGACATCACCATCTTCAGCTCTCCGTTCGACAACACGGCCGTCGACCTGCTCGAGGATCTAAACGCTCCGGCCTACAAGATCGCCTCTTTCGAAGCTGTAGACCTGCCGCTGATCAAGTACGTAGCCAGCACCGGCAAGCCGATGATCATCTCAACCGGCATGGCTGATGCCGAAGAAATACAAGAAGCGATCGACGCTGCCCGCGAAGGCGGCTGCAAGGAACTGGCGATCCTCCACTGTGTTAGCGGCTACCCCGCCCCGGCAGAGGATTACAACTTGCGCACCATCCCCGACATGATGCAGCGATTCGGCCTGGTTACCGGCCTGTCCGATCACACCTTGGACAACACCACAGCTATCGCCAGTGTGGTGCTCGGTGCCTCCATTATCGAGAAGCACTTTACCCTCGACCGCAATGGTGGTGGCCCAGACGATAGCTTCTCGCTGGAGCCGGTGGAGCTGGCGGCGCTGTGCCGCGACAGCAAGACAGTCTGGTCAGCGCTGGGCAAGGTGGACTATGGGCGCAAGTCCAGTGAGCAGGGGAACGCGAAGTTTCGGCGTTCACTTTACTTCGTGAAGGATTTGAAAGCCGGGGATGTAATTACGCCTAACGCGATCCGAAGCGTGAGGCCAGGATTCGGCGTTGCACCTAAATATATAGAGAAGGTCCTAGGTAAAAAGGTTAGAGAAGGTGTGGCGAGCGGTATGCCAGTGGCTTTCGATCTTATCTATTAA